Within uncultured Methanoregula sp., the genomic segment CATCATCCTCGTACACGCAGATCCCGTTGAACGAGCAGCCCTCGCAGGCCGTGCAGGGAGTGACCTGTAAATCGCAGAGGTCGATAATTTCGGTCCCGGCACCGGCTTCTGCTGCTCCTTCAAGGATGAGTGAGGCAAGTATCCGGGTCGTGCTCCGGATCGTCCGGGGGCTTCCGTTGATGGCAAGGATTTTCATGATCACGTTGACTCCTGTACAGGAAATTGGACGGCCGGGGTTATTATGAATGGGGGAGTGCGATAATGAGATTCCACTATCCTGATAACAGAATTCTGGAAGCAGGCATTGTTAATCAGAGATCCAATATCCGTCGGGGAGCGGTCCGGACAAGCGGTTTTGCATAACTGGCCTCCAGGAACAATCTGATCTCTTTCCTGAGATCTTTTTCCTCGATCACGTTATCAAGATAACCTGACTCAGCATAGCGCCGGACATCGCAGTTCTCCTGCATCCGGTCTGCCATATCCGACTGATCTTTTGCAGAGAGGTTATTTTTCCGGCCGAGACGCTGGATCGCTTTCCTGCCGTAAATCGCGATGCAGGCATGAGGCAATGCCAGAAACCGCTCGGGTGCAAAACCCGGACCGCCCATGGCATACAAGCCTGCAGTGTAAGCTTTGCGAACAACAATGCACAGGTGAGGGACACAAAGATTGGCAATCGTTGAAAAAACAAGGGCACCGTAACGGATGATCCCTCCCTGTTCAGCTACTTTCCCCACCATGAATCCAGGCACATCTGCAAGGAAAACAATGGGAATATTAAACGCATCGCAGAGCGAGGCGAATGCCGCGATCTTCCGGCACGTTTCCGGAAAGAGGATCCCGCCCCGCTCACCGGCATTGTTTGCAATGATGCCAACCGGCATCCCACCTACCCGTGTAAAAGCGGTTATTATCTCCCGGGCATATCCTTCCCGGTGCTCGAGAAATGAACCGCTGTCGATGAAGGAACCAAGCAGCTGGTGCATATCAAATGCCTGATCGGGATCGGGAGGGACGATGCTCTTTTCAGGAAAAGTGGCCGGCTCCGTATCATCCCGCAGAATTACCGGGGGTCTCTCGGTGAATGTACCGGGAAACAGCGCCAGGTAGTTGCGGACCCAGTCCATGGCTTCACGTTCTGAAAAAACCAGTTTGTCGCAGGTCCCGGAGATCTCCGTATGCATCCTGGCACCACCGTAATCCTCGTACGGACTCGTATCGCCGGTCATCAGCCGGACCATATCCGGCCGTGCAAGCGACATTCCCGCCCCGTCAACCATGATAACCGTATCGCATTCGGCAACCGGGTAGGTCAGGGTCGTTGCAATGGGGCTGAAAACAACGGCGATTGTCGGGACTATACCCGAGAGGCGGGCAAAACGGGCAAAGACCAGCCCGACTCCCCTGGGATCAATGAACGTCCGGTATAAGGTGAGCGGGATTGCGGTCGTCTCCATGGCCACCCGCTGGGGTCGATCGGCAAGAAGTATGATGGGAATCTTTCGGTTTTCTGCCAGATCAAGGAGAGCAAGTTCCTGCTGGAGGAACTCGAAGGGATCGACCGTGACGGAGGATTCGGGATTAATGGCGATAATGCAAACCTTACGATTCTGGATCGTGGCAATGCCTCCGATAATTTCCCCGTTGTCATCATCTCCATGAAGGACAAAACTCCCTGCATCAAGCAGGAGTGCTAAGCGACGGGTCATAAGCGGGTTCAATGCGTTTTACTCCGGGGGTATTTTCGGGGATTCTCTGGTTTTCATCTTTCTTAATGTAATATCCTCATTGCACATTGCAATGAAGATTCGCATTCAGTGCCTGAAGAATCGGGACAGAGACCGGAGTGTCGGGGGGAATGGGGGTTTCCCGGGTGAAACCGGCGGTTCCTTTCGCAGGATCCTTCTGTACTTTGACTGCCGGACCCATGATCCCTCATTATTACATCCAGTCCGGGAACACACGGATGCGCTCCGGCAGTAATTTACAGCAGTTTTTCCTGAAAAAATCCGGTCTCTCCGGCCTGGCTCCATCCCAGTTTGCTCTCAGGCCACATTGGCCTCCGGTTGCAGGAAAACCCGGAAAACGGGCTTGCCATGAACCCCCGGGGTCCCGCCCGTTTAAAGGCCGCTAAATTGCACGGTTTTTTCCCGCATAAAATGGTTATTTTCAAAAAATACGGGATTAAAACAAGAATTTTGTCGGGCGTTGGCACCGCTTCCACTGGAAAGATTCCCGAAATTTTTCGGTTACATAAATCATCGTCCGATTGCCAAACCGGGCATTTTACGAGGACTTGTTTGCACAGCCCCAGGTAAGTCCCAAAACACACATCAGAACGGGCATTTACGGGCATTTCTTACCGGGCATGCGGGTTCGTGTAGTCGTCCGGTCCCCACCAACCGATCTCCGATACCGCGATATCGTGAATCACCAGCCGGCGCCAGACCCGCTCGTGCTGGGTGCGGAGCCAGAGTTCCCTGAGAACGAACGGCGGGAACGGGAGATTGCGTAAATCCCGGATTTCGTCCGGGAACATTTCCTCATAGAACGATTCCGGGTCGATCCGGTACCGCGTCTGCCGGACCCGGACGGCCCGGAACGATTCGTGCTTGAAGATCAGAAAATCGTACGGAAGATCCGCATGCTCGTTATCCTGCCAGCGGTACCCCATCCGTCCGGCAAAACCCTTCGCTTCAACAATCGCCGACACCGGCTTCTTTCCGCGGGCCATGATTCCCCAACGATCTCCCGCATGCAAAAGATGCGTTCCTGTGGAACGTTGCCGCAGGTACAAAATAGTCTTTGCGGACAAACGGGCCGGAGGATCCCCGGTTCAGGACTGCAGCAGGCACCGTACCGGGTAAAATCCAAAAAAAAGTCCCTGCAACAGATACAAATATCAATCTTCAGGAAAAGCATTGAACAATGTTCTCCCTCCTGTATGTGGATGACGAACCAGATCTGCTTGAAATCG encodes:
- a CDS encoding carboxyl transferase domain-containing protein; this encodes MTRRLALLLDAGSFVLHGDDDNGEIIGGIATIQNRKVCIIAINPESSVTVDPFEFLQQELALLDLAENRKIPIILLADRPQRVAMETTAIPLTLYRTFIDPRGVGLVFARFARLSGIVPTIAVVFSPIATTLTYPVAECDTVIMVDGAGMSLARPDMVRLMTGDTSPYEDYGGARMHTEISGTCDKLVFSEREAMDWVRNYLALFPGTFTERPPVILRDDTEPATFPEKSIVPPDPDQAFDMHQLLGSFIDSGSFLEHREGYAREIITAFTRVGGMPVGIIANNAGERGGILFPETCRKIAAFASLCDAFNIPIVFLADVPGFMVGKVAEQGGIIRYGALVFSTIANLCVPHLCIVVRKAYTAGLYAMGGPGFAPERFLALPHACIAIYGRKAIQRLGRKNNLSAKDQSDMADRMQENCDVRRYAESGYLDNVIEEKDLRKEIRLFLEASYAKPLVRTAPRRILDL